One genomic window of Alphaproteobacteria bacterium includes the following:
- a CDS encoding cobalamin biosynthesis protein CbiG — MTMALFDAYLMVDWSAAAKPAKGKDSIWWALLQRQDGKTRLTRHENPATRADATAAIADTLDSLAVAGQRVLVGFDFPFGYPAGTAQRLGMPGLPWRYMWQELADLLDDAPGNANNRIDVAEGLNARISGEAFPFWGNVREESRPCLRRRGRRPHGAGDLDEWRLCDRLAKTASSVWQLAGAGSVGSQVLTGIPRVLALRTDPRLAMISGIWPFETGLTHDPRLQIILAEVYPSMVAPEPEDEMVKDARQVRSIAAHFATLDDSGALEPLFAGDPTLTSAERRIVEREEAWILGA, encoded by the coding sequence GTGACGATGGCGCTGTTCGATGCGTATCTCATGGTCGACTGGAGCGCCGCGGCCAAACCGGCGAAGGGGAAGGATTCGATCTGGTGGGCGCTGCTGCAGCGCCAGGACGGCAAGACCCGGCTGACCCGGCACGAGAATCCGGCAACGCGCGCGGACGCCACCGCCGCGATCGCCGATACGCTGGATTCGCTGGCGGTCGCGGGGCAGCGGGTCCTCGTCGGATTCGATTTTCCCTTCGGCTACCCGGCGGGCACCGCCCAGCGGCTCGGCATGCCGGGGCTACCCTGGCGGTATATGTGGCAGGAGCTTGCGGACTTGCTGGACGATGCGCCGGGCAACGCCAATAACCGCATCGACGTGGCGGAAGGGCTGAACGCCCGGATCAGCGGCGAGGCGTTTCCCTTCTGGGGCAATGTCCGCGAGGAAAGCCGCCCCTGCCTGCGGCGGCGCGGACGGCGGCCGCACGGGGCCGGCGACCTGGACGAATGGCGGCTCTGCGACCGGCTGGCGAAAACCGCCAGTTCCGTCTGGCAGCTGGCCGGCGCGGGTTCGGTCGGCAGCCAGGTCCTGACCGGCATTCCCCGCGTGCTGGCCTTGCGCACCGACCCGCGGCTGGCCATGATCAGTGGAATCTGGCCGTTCGAAACCGGGCTGACTCATGACCCGCGATTGCAGATCATCCTCGCCGAGGTTTACCCCTCGATGGTCGCACCGGAACCGGAAGACGAAATGGTAAAGGATGCAAGACAGGTGCGCAGCATCGCGGCGCATTTCGCTACGCTGGACGATTCCGGCGCGCTGGAACCGCTGTTCGCCGGCGACCCGACGCTGACATCGGCGGAGCGCCGGATCGTCGAGCGCGAGGAAGCCTGGATACTGGGCGCATGA
- the cobI gene encoding precorrin-2 C(20)-methyltransferase gives MSGTLYGIGVGPGDPELITLKALRLLQAAPVIAWPAPPEGESLARKIAAPHITHSPKEIAIRMPLEVTRFPDRGVYDEAATEIGSHLRAGQNVVALCEGDPFFYGSFMYLYDRVADHHPVIVVPGVSSLMAAAAASGSPLASRNDMLSVVPAPLPEDALSAAILGADSAAIIKVGRHLGKVRRVLAGLGLAGNARYIEHATMPNESTCPLSDISDKAAPYFSMILVHRRGTALR, from the coding sequence ATGAGCGGAACCCTGTACGGCATCGGCGTCGGCCCGGGCGACCCGGAGCTGATCACGCTGAAGGCGCTGCGCCTGCTGCAGGCCGCCCCGGTGATCGCGTGGCCCGCGCCGCCGGAAGGCGAAAGCCTGGCCCGGAAAATAGCCGCGCCGCATATCACGCATAGCCCGAAGGAAATCGCCATCCGCATGCCGCTGGAAGTGACCCGTTTTCCCGATCGCGGCGTCTATGACGAGGCGGCGACCGAAATCGGCAGCCATCTGCGCGCGGGTCAGAACGTCGTCGCGCTCTGTGAGGGCGACCCGTTTTTCTACGGCTCGTTCATGTACCTGTACGACCGGGTCGCGGACCATCATCCGGTTATCGTGGTGCCGGGCGTATCGTCGCTGATGGCGGCGGCGGCCGCATCGGGATCGCCGCTGGCGTCGCGCAACGACATGCTGAGCGTCGTGCCGGCGCCCCTGCCGGAAGACGCCCTGTCCGCCGCCATCCTCGGCGCGGACAGCGCCGCCATCATCAAGGTCGGGCGTCACCTCGGCAAGGTTCGCCGGGTCCTGGCCGGGCTCGGCCTCGCCGGCAATGCACGCTATATCGAGCACGCCACCATGCCGAACGAATCCACGTGCCCGCTGTCCGATATCAGCGACAAGGCGGCGCCCTATTTTTCAATGATCCTGGTGCACCGGCGCGGGACGGCGCTGCGATGA
- the cbiE gene encoding precorrin-6y C5,15-methyltransferase (decarboxylating) subunit CbiE, with translation MTPWLSIVGVGAEGIGDLPAPARVLIDNAEIVIGGARHLAMLPDDHPAERQGWASPIGDTVAAMKRLAGRRVVVLATGDPMSYGIGVTLGRAFGPDAMTVLPAPGAFSLAAARLGWALHETDCLTLHGRPLAALNLFVRPGARLLILSEDGGTPAQIAATLRDRGYGKSVITVLENMGAQNESARIATADDWDETPAADLNTVAVACVGGDRALTHSRIGGLPDDAFAHDGQLTKRVVRAATLSALAPQPGEFLWDVGAGCGSIAIEWMRAGGRAAAIERSPERCTLIARNAAMLGTPTLDIVTGTAPDALADLAQPDAIFIGGGVSALSLAEACWAALARGGRLVANAVTLEGEAMLMSRQEKWGGALTRIAVSEAKPIGGLRGWQPMRPVTQFSAVKP, from the coding sequence ATGACCCCCTGGCTCAGCATCGTCGGCGTCGGCGCGGAGGGCATCGGCGACCTGCCGGCGCCGGCGCGGGTCCTGATCGACAATGCGGAAATCGTCATCGGCGGCGCGCGGCATCTGGCAATGCTGCCGGACGACCATCCGGCCGAGCGGCAGGGATGGGCATCGCCGATCGGCGACACGGTTGCAGCGATGAAACGGCTGGCAGGACGGCGTGTCGTCGTTCTGGCGACCGGCGACCCGATGAGTTACGGCATCGGCGTGACCCTGGGGCGCGCCTTTGGGCCCGACGCAATGACGGTGCTGCCCGCGCCGGGCGCGTTCTCGCTTGCCGCCGCGCGGCTTGGCTGGGCGCTGCATGAAACCGACTGCCTGACCCTGCATGGCCGGCCGCTGGCGGCGCTGAACCTGTTCGTCCGGCCGGGCGCGCGTCTGCTGATCCTGTCCGAGGATGGCGGCACACCGGCGCAGATCGCCGCGACCCTGCGGGACCGGGGCTACGGGAAAAGCGTAATCACGGTGCTGGAAAACATGGGCGCGCAGAACGAATCGGCGCGGATCGCCACGGCCGATGACTGGGACGAGACACCGGCCGCCGACCTGAACACCGTCGCCGTGGCCTGCGTCGGCGGCGACCGCGCCCTCACCCATAGCCGGATTGGCGGTCTGCCGGACGACGCCTTCGCCCATGACGGGCAGCTGACCAAGCGCGTCGTGCGGGCGGCGACCCTGTCGGCGCTGGCGCCGCAACCGGGCGAATTCCTGTGGGATGTCGGCGCCGGCTGCGGGTCTATCGCCATCGAATGGATGCGCGCCGGCGGAAGGGCCGCCGCTATCGAACGCAGCCCGGAGCGCTGCACCCTGATCGCCCGCAATGCGGCGATGCTGGGCACGCCGACGCTGGATATCGTTACCGGTACCGCGCCCGATGCGCTGGCGGACCTTGCGCAGCCGGACGCGATCTTTATCGGCGGCGGCGTCAGCGCGTTGTCCCTGGCGGAGGCCTGCTGGGCGGCGTTGGCCAGGGGCGGGCGGCTGGTCGCCAATGCAGTCACACTGGAAGGCGAAGCGATGCTAATGTCACGCCAGGAAAAATGGGGCGGCGCGCTGACCCGGATCGCCGTATCGGAAGCGAAGCCGATCGGCGGATTGCGCGGCTGGCAGCCCATGCGGCCGGTGACGCAGTTCAGCGCCGTGAAACCATGA
- the cobJ gene encoding precorrin-3B C(17)-methyltransferase: protein MNAALIVLNAEGLTLARRLQPRIPGARIHGFAGRADNADLVFTDTMAHLRSLFREGVPIIGICASGILIRALGPLLDNKHRESAVVALDEDGSVIVPLIGGHHGANALARRIAGITGGVPAITTAGDRRFGFALDEPPPGWRVANPEMAKPVMAALLSGAGARLDGVTPWLAGAPWRDDAALGVCVTERAGCENDHTLVLHPPVLTVGVGCERGTDPAELAALIARSLAETGLAAGAVAAIGSLDLKMDEPAMHHAAAALNTPLRYFSAAELEAEAPRLRNPSDIVFQETGCHGVAEGAALALAGPDGELVVAKRKSKRATCAIARAAMPLEGEPAGRPRGALSVVGIGPGSDAWRSPEATALIAQADIVVGYGLYIDLLGALVPVAKRRDYGLGAETARVREALSQAAEGQRVALVCSGDAGIYALATLVYEMLDATDDPAWRRIAICVAPGISAMQAAAARAGAPLGHDFCAVSLSDLLTPRGAIIARLEAAAAGDFVTALYNPQSNSRRDLLVRARDIFAAARPPSTPVTVARNLGRPDETVAVVPLSDLDIESIDMLTILIIGNSESRMLDTGDGMRMYTPRGYRGKI, encoded by the coding sequence ATGAACGCAGCCCTGATCGTTCTGAACGCGGAAGGTCTGACGCTGGCCCGACGGCTGCAGCCGCGGATTCCCGGGGCGCGGATTCACGGATTCGCCGGACGGGCGGATAATGCCGATTTGGTGTTCACCGACACAATGGCGCATCTGCGAAGCCTGTTCCGCGAAGGCGTACCCATTATCGGTATCTGCGCATCGGGCATCCTGATCCGCGCGCTGGGACCGCTGCTGGACAACAAGCATCGCGAATCCGCCGTCGTCGCGCTGGACGAGGACGGCAGCGTCATCGTGCCATTGATCGGCGGGCATCATGGCGCCAACGCCCTGGCGCGGCGGATCGCCGGGATCACCGGCGGCGTACCCGCCATCACCACCGCGGGCGACCGGCGCTTCGGTTTCGCGCTGGACGAGCCGCCGCCGGGCTGGCGCGTCGCCAACCCGGAAATGGCAAAGCCGGTCATGGCGGCGCTGCTGTCGGGCGCGGGCGCGCGGCTGGATGGGGTAACCCCCTGGCTTGCCGGGGCGCCCTGGCGTGACGATGCGGCGCTCGGCGTTTGCGTCACGGAACGCGCCGGTTGCGAAAACGACCATACGCTTGTCCTGCATCCGCCGGTCCTGACCGTCGGGGTCGGCTGCGAGCGGGGAACGGACCCGGCCGAACTGGCGGCGCTGATTGCGCGCAGCCTCGCCGAAACGGGGCTCGCCGCGGGCGCGGTCGCGGCCATCGGCTCGCTGGACCTGAAAATGGACGAGCCCGCGATGCACCATGCGGCTGCGGCCCTGAATACCCCGTTACGGTATTTCTCTGCCGCCGAACTGGAAGCGGAAGCGCCCCGGCTGCGGAATCCGTCCGACATCGTGTTTCAGGAAACCGGCTGCCATGGCGTCGCCGAAGGGGCCGCGCTGGCGCTGGCGGGACCGGACGGAGAACTCGTCGTCGCCAAACGCAAATCGAAACGGGCGACCTGCGCCATCGCCCGCGCCGCCATGCCATTGGAGGGGGAACCGGCGGGCCGGCCGCGCGGCGCCCTTTCGGTCGTGGGCATCGGCCCCGGCAGCGACGCCTGGCGGTCGCCGGAAGCGACAGCGCTCATCGCGCAGGCGGATATCGTTGTCGGATACGGGCTTTATATCGATCTGCTTGGCGCGCTGGTGCCGGTGGCGAAGCGGCGCGACTACGGGCTGGGTGCGGAAACCGCCAGGGTCCGCGAGGCGCTGTCGCAGGCGGCGGAAGGCCAGCGGGTCGCGCTGGTCTGTTCCGGCGATGCCGGCATCTATGCGCTGGCGACCCTCGTTTACGAAATGCTGGATGCCACCGACGACCCCGCCTGGCGCCGGATAGCCATTTGCGTTGCGCCCGGTATTTCCGCGATGCAGGCCGCCGCCGCGCGGGCCGGCGCGCCGCTGGGGCATGATTTCTGCGCCGTCTCGCTATCCGATCTCCTGACGCCGCGAGGGGCCATCATCGCGCGGCTCGAAGCCGCCGCCGCCGGCGATTTCGTCACCGCGCTTTACAACCCGCAAAGCAACAGCCGCCGCGACCTGCTGGTCCGGGCGCGCGATATTTTCGCCGCCGCGCGCCCACCCTCCACGCCGGTAACCGTCGCCCGAAACCTGGGTCGCCCGGATGAGACGGTGGCCGTCGTGCCGCTGTCCGACCTGGATATCGAATCAATTGACATGCTGACGATCCTCATCATCGGCAACAGCGAATCCCGCATGCTGGACACCGGCGATGGCATGCGGATGTACACGCCACGGGGCTACAGGGGAAAGATATGA
- a CDS encoding precorrin-8X methylmutase, with the protein MTTPRYDYIRDPVEIYRQSFAAIRREVDLSALPDDLASVALRLVHATAMPEILDDLVATRGAALAGRDALARGAPVLCDAEMVARGVTRNRLPRDNDVLCLLNDDRVLPLAKSSGTTRSAAAVTLWQPHLAGAVVAIGNAPTALFRLLEGLAEGWPRPAVILGFPVGFIGAAESKSTLIDDSFGVPAIALRGRRGGSAMAAAAVNALCGDSA; encoded by the coding sequence ATGACGACACCGCGTTACGACTACATCCGCGACCCGGTGGAAATCTATCGGCAATCCTTTGCCGCGATCCGGCGCGAAGTCGATCTGTCGGCGCTGCCGGATGACCTGGCGTCGGTCGCGCTGCGGCTGGTCCATGCGACGGCGATGCCGGAAATCCTGGACGACCTCGTCGCGACGCGCGGCGCGGCGCTGGCCGGCAGGGACGCGCTGGCAAGGGGTGCGCCGGTCCTGTGCGATGCGGAAATGGTCGCCCGCGGCGTCACCCGCAACCGGCTGCCACGGGACAATGACGTGCTGTGCCTGTTGAACGACGACCGGGTCCTGCCCCTGGCGAAGTCTTCCGGAACAACGCGCTCCGCCGCCGCCGTCACCCTGTGGCAGCCGCATCTGGCGGGCGCGGTCGTGGCCATCGGCAACGCCCCGACGGCATTGTTCCGGCTGCTGGAAGGACTGGCCGAAGGGTGGCCGAGACCCGCCGTGATCCTGGGATTTCCGGTCGGCTTCATTGGCGCGGCGGAATCGAAATCCACCCTGATCGACGACAGTTTCGGCGTCCCCGCCATCGCCCTGCGCGGACGCCGGGGCGGCAGCGCCATGGCGGCGGCGGCGGTCAATGCGCTTTGCGGAGATAGCGCATGA